Proteins from a genomic interval of Nitrospina gracilis Nb-211:
- a CDS encoding CBS domain-containing protein yields MTDILEEVGNFMSSPVLRLDSEASVQDAAILMEQNHVGSLIIEQYGEDIGILTERDFTQKVLSKGKNPEDIKATEIMSRPIMSMDKFMPIEEANRFMQKNKIRHLAITDDDKIVGVLSIKDLVAYYSKDFKVREDY; encoded by the coding sequence ATGACAGATATTCTTGAAGAAGTCGGAAACTTCATGTCTTCCCCGGTACTGCGCCTCGACTCGGAAGCCTCCGTTCAGGATGCGGCGATTCTGATGGAGCAGAATCACGTTGGCAGTCTGATTATCGAACAATACGGGGAGGACATCGGTATCCTGACCGAAAGGGATTTCACACAGAAGGTTCTGTCGAAAGGGAAAAACCCGGAAGACATCAAAGCGACGGAGATCATGAGCCGTCCGATCATGAGCATGGATAAGTTCATGCCGATCGAAGAGGCCAATCGGTTCATGCAGAAAAATAAAATCCGGCACCTGGCGATCACGGATGACGACAAGATCGTCGGTGTTCTTTCCATCAAGGACCTGGTTGCTTACTACTCGAAGGATTTCAAGGTCCGGGAAGATTATTAA